The Deltaproteobacteria bacterium genome window below encodes:
- the trmFO gene encoding methylenetetrahydrofolate--tRNA-(uracil(54)-C(5))-methyltransferase (FADH(2)-oxidizing) TrmFO, producing MSGNITIIGGGLAGCEAAWQVSRLGGKAVIREMKPDRFSPAHNLPTLAELVCSNSLKSDSLDNASGVLKSELRAIDSLIIRAAEATSVPAGKTLAVDRSAFSEFVTSELQRAGVQVERGEVKELPEDRPLVVATGPLTSDAFATALEGLVGKGLNFYDAVAPIMYAESIDMERAFLASRYGKGGGDYINCPLSEGEYEAFYAELVKADRARAREFEKMESFEACMPIEAMAERGPRTLLFGPMRPVGLIDPRTGKRPFAVVQLRRENRDGTLYNMVGFQTRLAYPEQKRIFRMIPALEKAEFARLGKLHRNSYLDSPRLLSCGEELKKSPGLFFAGQITGVEGYVESAMSGALAGINALRSARGLPLVCPPETTISGALMRYISGKEGEFSPMNANMGLLPYIEGKTRREMQAARAIEDFSRWADVTLAT from the coding sequence GTGAGCGGGAATATCACCATAATAGGCGGCGGGCTTGCCGGGTGCGAGGCCGCGTGGCAGGTATCGAGGCTCGGCGGGAAGGCCGTCATCCGCGAGATGAAGCCGGATAGGTTCTCTCCCGCGCACAACCTGCCCACCCTGGCCGAGCTTGTCTGCAGCAACTCCCTTAAATCCGACAGCCTTGATAACGCCTCGGGGGTGCTGAAGTCCGAGCTGCGCGCAATCGACTCTCTCATAATAAGGGCCGCCGAGGCGACGAGTGTGCCTGCGGGGAAGACCCTGGCGGTCGACAGGAGCGCTTTTTCGGAATTCGTAACTTCCGAGCTTCAGCGGGCCGGTGTGCAAGTGGAAAGGGGAGAGGTAAAGGAACTGCCGGAAGACCGTCCGCTGGTCGTGGCGACAGGCCCGCTCACCTCTGACGCATTTGCAACGGCGCTTGAGGGGCTCGTAGGCAAAGGGCTCAATTTCTATGACGCGGTCGCGCCGATAATGTATGCGGAATCGATTGACATGGAACGCGCCTTTCTCGCCTCACGCTACGGGAAGGGCGGGGGCGATTACATCAACTGCCCCCTTAGCGAGGGCGAGTACGAGGCCTTCTATGCAGAGCTTGTAAAGGCGGACAGGGCCAGGGCGCGCGAGTTCGAGAAGATGGAAAGCTTCGAGGCCTGCATGCCCATCGAGGCCATGGCCGAGAGGGGCCCCAGGACCCTCCTCTTCGGCCCCATGCGGCCGGTCGGCCTTATAGACCCCAGGACAGGAAAGAGGCCCTTTGCGGTCGTGCAGCTAAGGCGCGAGAACAGGGACGGCACGCTCTATAATATGGTCGGCTTCCAGACGAGGCTCGCGTACCCGGAGCAGAAAAGAATATTCAGGATGATACCAGCGCTCGAAAAGGCGGAGTTCGCGAGGCTGGGGAAGCTCCACAGAAATAGCTATCTGGACTCCCCGAGGCTCCTCTCATGCGGCGAGGAGCTCAAGAAATCCCCGGGGCTCTTCTTCGCGGGGCAGATTACCGGCGTTGAAGGCTACGTGGAATCCGCCATGTCAGGGGCCCTGGCGGGGATAAACGCGCTGAGATCCGCAAGGGGGCTTCCGCTAGTCTGCCCGCCAGAAACTACCATTTCGGGCGCGCTCATGCGTTACATCTCCGGAAAGGAAGGGGAGTTCTCCCCCATGAACGCCAATATGGGCCTCCTTCCATATATAGAGGGCAAGACTAGGAGGGAGATGCAGGCCGCTAGGGCGATAGAGGACTTCTCAAGGTGGGCTGACGTAACCCTTGCAACTTGA
- the rsmI gene encoding 16S rRNA (cytidine(1402)-2'-O)-methyltransferase — MRKGRLFVVATPIGNLEDMTFRAVRVLKEAGLIAAEDTRHTRKLLTHYGIDTPLTSYHEHNEREKAGLLLDKLKEGTDVALVSDAGTPGISDPGFRVVRLALENAIEVVPVPGPSAIISLVSVSGLPTDEFTFKGFLPEKEGALKDLLSGLSGSHTYIFYESPRRLKKTLAIMMEALGEVEIAIGRELTKVHEEIIRGNVSRVMDELGEREVKGEVTIAVRTREKAKGDFIPALETLLSSGAKLNEAVKAVAKDFGLPRAEVYKAALAIRAESREDKE, encoded by the coding sequence ATGAGGAAGGGAAGGCTTTTCGTGGTCGCTACCCCGATAGGGAACCTCGAGGATATGACCTTCAGGGCAGTAAGGGTCTTGAAGGAAGCGGGCCTGATAGCGGCCGAGGACACAAGGCACACCAGAAAGCTCCTCACTCATTACGGGATAGACACCCCGCTTACGAGCTACCACGAGCATAATGAACGGGAGAAGGCGGGTCTTCTCCTCGATAAGCTAAAGGAAGGAACGGATGTCGCGCTCGTCTCTGACGCGGGCACGCCCGGAATATCCGACCCTGGCTTCAGGGTCGTGAGGCTCGCGCTGGAGAACGCTATCGAAGTGGTGCCAGTGCCGGGCCCTTCGGCCATAATCTCACTCGTGAGCGTATCGGGGCTTCCAACCGATGAATTCACCTTCAAGGGCTTTCTCCCGGAAAAGGAGGGCGCACTTAAGGATCTCCTTTCGGGCCTTTCCGGCTCTCACACCTACATTTTTTACGAATCCCCCCGGAGGCTTAAAAAGACGCTCGCGATAATGATGGAGGCGCTCGGGGAGGTGGAAATAGCAATAGGACGCGAGCTTACGAAGGTGCACGAGGAGATAATAAGGGGAAATGTGAGCAGGGTCATGGACGAACTCGGGGAAAGGGAGGTAAAAGGTGAGGTGACCATAGCCGTCCGGACCCGTGAAAAGGCCAAAGGTGATTTCATTCCGGCCCTCGAAACACTCCTTTCATCCGGGGCGAAGCTCAACGAAGCCGTAAAGGCCGTGGCAAAAGACTTCGGCCTTCCAAGGGCCGAGGTCTATAAGGCGGCCCTCGCGATCAGGGCGGAATCAAGGGAGGACAAAGAATGA
- a CDS encoding ATP-binding cassette domain-containing protein, with translation MSIIQVKDLVKRYNGIEAVSGVSFEVEEGETFGFLGPNGAGKTTTINILCTLLGYDSGTALVNGHDCRNEAHRVRSSIGLVFQEITLDNDLTAYENLKFHCYMYNMEKRLAEARIREILDVVGLSERSGDLVRKFSGGMKRRLEIARGLLHRPKVLFLDEPTLGLDPQTRSHVWEFIMDLKRAEGNTVFMTTHYMEEAEVCDRIAIIDRGRIIACGSPDELKRALRGDTIYLRTTDDGTAASEIGDKFGLSPRRLEGGLAFTVETGEKFIPRLFEALSVGVVSVNLKRPSLEDVFINLTGREIRENGGQQRLRG, from the coding sequence ATGTCAATAATCCAGGTAAAGGACCTCGTAAAGAGGTATAACGGGATCGAGGCCGTAAGCGGCGTCTCCTTCGAGGTGGAGGAGGGCGAGACCTTCGGCTTTCTCGGACCTAACGGCGCGGGAAAGACGACGACCATAAACATCCTCTGCACCCTCCTCGGCTACGATTCCGGGACAGCCCTCGTGAACGGGCACGACTGCAGGAATGAAGCCCACCGCGTCCGCTCATCCATTGGCCTTGTTTTCCAGGAGATAACCCTCGATAACGACCTTACGGCATACGAGAACCTCAAGTTCCATTGCTACATGTACAACATGGAGAAGAGGCTCGCGGAGGCCCGGATAAGGGAGATATTGGATGTGGTCGGCTTAAGCGAGCGCAGCGGCGACCTCGTAAGGAAATTCTCGGGCGGCATGAAGAGGCGGCTTGAGATAGCGCGGGGACTCCTCCACAGGCCCAAGGTCCTCTTTCTCGACGAGCCCACTCTGGGGCTCGACCCTCAAACCAGGAGCCATGTCTGGGAGTTCATAATGGACCTTAAAAGGGCCGAGGGCAATACCGTATTCATGACCACCCATTACATGGAAGAGGCCGAGGTCTGCGACAGGATCGCCATAATAGACAGGGGCCGGATAATCGCCTGCGGAAGCCCCGATGAGCTCAAGAGGGCGCTGAGGGGCGATACGATATACCTCCGGACGACCGACGACGGGACCGCCGCCTCCGAGATAGGCGACAAATTTGGCCTCAGCCCCAGGCGGCTCGAAGGCGGGCTCGCATTTACGGTAGAGACCGGCGAGAAGTTCATACCTAGGCTATTCGAGGCCCTTTCCGTGGGCGTCGTCTCCGTGAACCTGAAGAGGCCGAGCCTGGAGGACGTCTTCATAAACCTTACCGGCAGGGAAATAAGGGAGAACGGCGGACAACAGAGACTCCGGGGGTAG
- a CDS encoding response regulator transcription factor produces the protein MQNANGSRILVVDDESDILNLLEYNLRKAGFRILLAKDGPEAIESARTNRPDLVILDIMLPNMEGTEVLRRLKSIDSTKSIPVIMLTAKGEEIDKVIGFELGAEDYITKPFSPRELILRVKAVLKRTSERPGDGEEGRVIAFKCLTVDLSKHKVSVEGRFVELSTTEFRLLSALMQAGGRVLSRDAILDRAWGRDCFVIPRTVDTHVRRLRSKLGRAGDFIETVRGVGYRFREE, from the coding sequence TTGCAGAATGCGAACGGGTCCAGGATTCTTGTCGTTGACGACGAATCCGACATACTGAACCTGCTTGAGTACAACCTCAGGAAGGCCGGGTTCCGCATACTCCTGGCAAAGGACGGCCCCGAGGCGATAGAGTCCGCCAGGACCAACAGGCCCGACCTCGTGATACTCGACATAATGCTCCCCAATATGGAAGGCACCGAGGTGCTCCGGCGGCTTAAGTCCATTGATTCCACCAAAAGCATACCGGTCATAATGCTCACGGCAAAAGGCGAGGAGATAGACAAGGTAATCGGGTTCGAGCTGGGGGCCGAGGACTACATAACAAAGCCCTTCAGCCCCAGGGAACTGATACTCAGGGTCAAGGCGGTCCTCAAGAGGACGTCCGAGCGGCCCGGAGACGGGGAAGAGGGCCGGGTCATAGCATTCAAATGCCTGACGGTCGACCTCTCGAAGCACAAAGTCTCTGTCGAGGGTAGATTTGTAGAACTTTCGACTACCGAATTCCGTCTCCTTTCCGCGCTCATGCAGGCCGGGGGCAGGGTCTTGAGCAGGGACGCCATCCTCGACAGGGCCTGGGGCAGGGACTGTTTCGTCATACCGAGGACCGTCGATACCCATGTGAGAAGGCTCCGGTCGAAGCTCGGCAGGGCAGGCGACTTTATCGAGACGGTGCGAGGCGTGGGATACAGGTTCAGGGAGGAGTAG
- a CDS encoding HD-GYP domain-containing protein: protein MNGDNRENILKNINAALKSRKLYPAGHPATTAPVAKTYALLVDELQSRNNLVIALVNEALLYEEDFIQDAEKLYADLIQHMGAKNIDALIFEKGLSEKEMGSLFEIMAGADIKGAELQNEMYNKGVTHITLKSMPIGKRNILEIYNGAVEVVKNVMGEVRMGKIPKSEPVESIIGEMTDSVLSDPNAMIGLTMIKNYDNYLYNHSVNVSILSLSLAKFMGLSDQEVHDAGVGALLHDIGKTGVSEQIIRKPGGLSSEEWEKIKEHPLLGSNIIKRMAGMNEAVGRIIYEHHIKYDHSGYPQTTSSLHPLSQIICICDAYDALTTLRVYQKPHDPSEAIRILTNFSGKHFNPETLSAFVRMMGVYPVGTMVRLSSNEVGVVKKLNQDAPERPVVKVLYGSDGVEAASPYELDLLSNSSLDIVTNVNPSFTATDLESFFEREATEG from the coding sequence ATGAACGGAGATAACAGGGAAAACATTCTCAAAAACATCAACGCGGCGCTCAAGAGCAGGAAGCTTTACCCGGCAGGCCACCCGGCGACCACCGCTCCGGTGGCGAAGACCTACGCCCTGCTCGTAGACGAGCTGCAATCCAGGAACAATCTGGTTATCGCCCTGGTGAACGAGGCGCTCCTCTACGAGGAGGACTTCATCCAGGACGCCGAGAAGCTCTACGCCGACCTAATCCAGCACATGGGAGCGAAGAACATCGACGCCCTCATCTTCGAGAAAGGGCTTTCGGAGAAGGAGATGGGCTCGCTCTTCGAGATAATGGCCGGCGCCGACATAAAGGGCGCGGAGCTCCAGAATGAGATGTACAACAAGGGCGTTACCCACATAACGCTCAAGTCCATGCCCATTGGCAAGCGGAACATTCTCGAGATATACAACGGAGCGGTCGAGGTCGTAAAGAACGTCATGGGCGAGGTCCGGATGGGGAAGATCCCCAAATCCGAGCCCGTCGAGAGCATCATAGGCGAGATGACGGACTCGGTCCTATCGGACCCGAACGCCATGATCGGGCTTACGATGATAAAGAACTACGACAACTACCTTTACAACCATTCGGTGAACGTCTCCATCCTGTCCCTTTCGCTCGCGAAGTTCATGGGTCTTTCGGACCAGGAAGTACACGACGCGGGGGTCGGCGCGCTACTCCATGACATCGGCAAGACCGGCGTCTCCGAGCAGATAATAAGGAAGCCCGGTGGGCTCAGTTCCGAGGAATGGGAGAAGATAAAAGAGCACCCTCTGCTCGGCTCGAACATCATAAAGAGGATGGCGGGGATGAACGAGGCGGTCGGCAGGATCATATACGAGCACCATATAAAGTACGACCACTCGGGCTACCCGCAGACCACCTCGAGCCTCCATCCCCTGAGCCAGATAATCTGCATATGCGACGCCTATGACGCGCTCACGACCTTAAGGGTCTACCAGAAGCCGCACGACCCGTCCGAGGCCATACGGATACTCACGAACTTCTCGGGCAAGCACTTCAACCCCGAGACGTTGAGCGCGTTCGTCCGCATGATGGGCGTCTACCCCGTGGGCACAATGGTAAGGCTTTCGTCGAACGAGGTCGGCGTGGTAAAGAAGCTCAACCAGGACGCCCCGGAAAGGCCGGTAGTGAAGGTGCTCTACGGGAGCGACGGCGTGGAGGCTGCATCTCCTTACGAGCTCGATCTCCTCTCGAACAGCTCCCTTGATATAGTCACGAACGTGAACCCTTCCTTTACGGCTACCGACCTCGAATCCTTTTTCGAGAGGGAGGCGACGGAGGGCTGA
- a CDS encoding PAS domain-containing sensor histidine kinase: protein MGKYLILETIAREMRIGVLVLDRNGSALYANPSFLQFFPVEGGVEGKHVSGFMTNAALLKAVTGFLEKRRAIPESMEIGEGPVFYSARLVPIKEKADFSLILFLQDITEEKRVETIKRDFVANVSHELRTPLASIKGYSETLLDGGMDDGETLKEFLRVIDRHATRMSRLIDDLLTLSRLESHQMTIVSAPVDIKDLVLSMIPAFEKQARDKSITVSTGIPEGLPKALGDHDRLEQVLVNLLDNAIKYTPSGGLVTVTAGSDGQSVRVEVKDTGIGIPAADIPRIFERFYRVDKARSRELGGTGLGLAIVKHIIQGHNGRLHVESAPGAGSTFSFSLKACKPGSPIPQ from the coding sequence ATGGGCAAATACCTTATATTAGAGACCATCGCCCGCGAGATGAGGATAGGCGTCCTTGTCCTGGACCGGAACGGCTCGGCGCTCTACGCAAACCCGTCATTCCTTCAATTCTTCCCGGTCGAGGGCGGTGTTGAGGGGAAGCACGTTTCCGGGTTCATGACCAACGCGGCCCTCCTTAAGGCCGTGACCGGCTTCCTTGAGAAGCGGCGCGCAATCCCCGAGAGCATGGAGATAGGCGAGGGCCCTGTCTTCTACAGCGCAAGGCTCGTCCCGATAAAGGAGAAGGCGGATTTCTCGCTCATCCTCTTCCTCCAGGACATAACCGAGGAGAAGAGGGTAGAGACGATAAAAAGGGACTTCGTCGCGAACGTCTCGCACGAGCTAAGGACCCCGCTTGCCTCCATAAAGGGCTACTCAGAGACCCTCCTTGACGGCGGCATGGATGACGGAGAGACGCTTAAGGAATTCCTCCGCGTTATCGACAGGCACGCGACAAGGATGTCGAGGCTCATAGACGACCTGCTTACCCTTTCCAGGCTCGAATCCCACCAGATGACCATAGTCTCCGCCCCGGTGGATATTAAAGACCTCGTGCTCTCGATGATACCGGCGTTCGAGAAGCAGGCCAGGGACAAGTCCATAACTGTATCGACCGGCATACCCGAGGGGCTCCCAAAGGCACTCGGCGACCACGACAGGCTCGAACAGGTGCTGGTGAACCTCCTCGATAACGCCATAAAGTACACCCCCTCGGGCGGGCTGGTGACCGTGACGGCGGGCTCGGACGGCCAGAGCGTGAGGGTAGAGGTAAAGGACACCGGTATCGGCATACCGGCCGCCGACATACCGAGGATATTCGAGCGCTTCTACCGGGTGGACAAGGCCAGGAGCAGGGAGCTCGGCGGGACCGGCCTCGGCCTCGCCATCGTGAAGCACATAATCCAGGGGCATAACGGCAGGCTCCACGTGGAGAGCGCCCCTGGTGCAGGCTCCACCTTCAGCTTTTCGCTTAAAGCATGCAAGCCCGGATCCCCTATCCCTCAATAA
- a CDS encoding ABC transporter permease has protein sequence MLAYKAIYVITLREFKRFFRQKGRLVVTAARPLIWLFIVGSGFTMLIDTEEVEYIQFILPGIVGMTILFSSIFSTISVVWDREFGFLREMLVSPVSRVTIVFGKLLSGTTLSLFQGAALLLIAPFLGLGVGVLDFLAMLILMALVALAITALGLFVASFLASLEGFNVIMNFIVLPMFFLSGALYPVGSLPPYIKVFAYVNPLCYGVDSFKHVLLPGTGRLAPEFPMLVDIVFVSVFAIAFTFASAFVFERRK, from the coding sequence ATGCTAGCATATAAAGCCATTTACGTCATAACCTTAAGGGAATTCAAGAGGTTCTTCCGCCAGAAGGGAAGGCTCGTCGTCACAGCCGCGAGACCGCTTATCTGGCTTTTCATCGTTGGCTCGGGCTTTACCATGCTCATAGATACCGAGGAGGTCGAGTACATACAGTTCATACTCCCCGGCATAGTCGGGATGACCATACTCTTCAGTTCCATATTCTCGACCATATCCGTCGTCTGGGACAGGGAGTTCGGGTTCTTGAGGGAGATGCTGGTGTCCCCGGTCTCAAGGGTCACCATAGTATTCGGGAAGCTCCTTTCAGGCACAACACTATCGTTATTTCAGGGTGCTGCCCTGCTATTAATAGCTCCATTCCTCGGGCTCGGGGTGGGAGTCCTGGATTTTCTCGCCATGCTCATTTTGATGGCCCTCGTCGCGCTCGCCATAACGGCCCTAGGCCTTTTCGTCGCCTCGTTCCTTGCCTCGCTCGAAGGCTTTAACGTGATCATGAATTTCATAGTGCTTCCGATGTTTTTCCTGAGCGGCGCGTTATATCCAGTAGGGTCGCTACCGCCGTATATAAAGGTGTTCGCATATGTAAACCCGCTCTGCTACGGCGTTGATTCCTTCAAGCACGTGCTGCTGCCCGGAACCGGGCGGCTTGCGCCGGAGTTCCCCATGCTCGTTGATATCGTCTTCGTCTCGGTCTTCGCAATCGCCTTTACCTTCGCTTCGGCCTTTGTCTTCGAGAGGAGGAAATGA
- a CDS encoding arsenate reductase ArsC — MALKILFVCVGNTCRSQMAEGFAKRHGGEKVEVRSAGTSASGYLNRSTVEAMKEAGIDISGQSSDQLADEHIRWADVVVTMGSAPADEICPDWFKGRKYDWMIEDPLGRPWDVMQRVRNDIEKRVRELIIAECERVQDSCR; from the coding sequence ATGGCTCTCAAGATCTTATTCGTCTGCGTGGGGAACACCTGCAGGAGCCAGATGGCCGAGGGCTTCGCAAAGCGGCACGGCGGTGAAAAGGTGGAGGTGCGTAGCGCCGGCACGAGCGCGTCGGGCTACCTTAACAGGAGCACAGTAGAGGCCATGAAGGAGGCCGGGATAGACATCTCCGGCCAGTCGTCTGATCAGCTTGCGGACGAGCACATAAGGTGGGCTGACGTGGTGGTCACAATGGGCTCGGCCCCTGCCGACGAGATATGCCCGGACTGGTTCAAGGGCAGGAAATACGACTGGATGATAGAGGACCCGCTCGGAAGGCCCTGGGATGTCATGCAGCGGGTCAGAAATGATATAGAGAAAAGGGTCAGGGAGCTTATCATTGCAGAATGCGAACGGGTCCAGGATTCTTGTCGTTGA
- a CDS encoding HEAT repeat domain-containing protein, protein MPAETDNYATILIELIKAVKMHNFYPQGHPQLESVIEKSFLHLKKSIDKTGELKWRVDQRGFYFGKVPFGAGNPEIGAMAKKLFFRKVKEIAFTPGLRPSDLKVFISAVNTEPEEIQAGGGVEAFFARHGIEGILLNEQHYEDIKKLKAELKDKEEEKAVTDDHAKKAGASEQSKKEEEEKKQEEVRDEPLHELVTRLKAEDDPIRYNDLAVRIREKLELLLIDGKTDEAFPVLIVFHEHSEKHSGKSDAIVEAALEKLKGLLTPETRKYLAAKAGSNDEANRWAVQGMLLAAGSDGANALLDEIITAPEAAARRNLFNALVLFGPELRPLAEARLEHPEWYVTRQMAALLGEIGGEEALPALEAAYNNPEPRVKKEVLKSMVKIGGGRVTDFMVKVLSEDDQSIVAQAIISLGALKDASAVDALKDIAFKREGFAEPSDAAKEAVKALGMIGDPKAVPHLRKILSRKVWFGRKANEEMRSMAALSLGMIGTPEAIEAVEDVFAHSAGELFMACKRVLDGRGKER, encoded by the coding sequence ATGCCTGCAGAAACCGACAACTACGCCACCATACTAATTGAACTCATAAAGGCTGTCAAGATGCACAATTTCTATCCGCAGGGGCATCCTCAGCTCGAGTCCGTAATCGAAAAATCCTTCCTGCACCTTAAAAAAAGCATAGACAAGACAGGCGAGCTCAAGTGGCGCGTTGACCAGCGCGGCTTTTATTTCGGCAAGGTCCCCTTCGGCGCCGGGAACCCCGAGATAGGCGCAATGGCCAAGAAGCTCTTCTTCAGGAAAGTAAAGGAGATAGCCTTCACGCCTGGGCTCAGGCCGTCGGACTTGAAGGTGTTCATATCCGCGGTGAACACTGAGCCCGAGGAGATACAGGCCGGTGGAGGCGTCGAAGCTTTCTTCGCTCGTCACGGCATAGAAGGCATCCTCCTAAACGAGCAGCACTACGAAGACATAAAAAAGCTCAAGGCCGAGCTTAAGGATAAGGAAGAGGAAAAGGCCGTCACCGACGACCATGCGAAGAAGGCCGGAGCCTCCGAACAAAGCAAGAAGGAAGAAGAAGAAAAGAAGCAGGAAGAGGTCCGGGATGAGCCGCTTCACGAGCTCGTTACCCGGCTTAAGGCCGAGGACGACCCGATAAGGTATAACGACCTCGCCGTTAGGATAAGGGAAAAGCTGGAACTCCTCCTCATCGACGGGAAGACGGACGAGGCTTTTCCGGTCCTCATCGTCTTCCACGAGCATTCGGAAAAGCATTCCGGGAAGAGCGACGCGATAGTGGAGGCCGCCCTTGAAAAACTCAAGGGGCTTCTGACTCCGGAGACCCGCAAGTATCTCGCTGCCAAAGCCGGCTCTAACGACGAGGCAAACCGGTGGGCGGTGCAAGGAATGCTCCTCGCGGCGGGCTCGGACGGCGCCAATGCGCTCCTGGACGAAATAATAACCGCCCCGGAGGCGGCGGCAAGGAGAAACCTCTTTAACGCCCTCGTGCTCTTCGGGCCGGAGCTCCGCCCGCTTGCCGAGGCCAGGCTGGAGCACCCGGAATGGTACGTCACAAGGCAGATGGCCGCGCTCCTGGGCGAGATAGGCGGCGAGGAGGCCCTGCCAGCGCTTGAGGCCGCGTACAACAACCCCGAGCCGCGCGTGAAAAAAGAGGTACTTAAGAGCATGGTCAAGATAGGCGGCGGCCGCGTAACCGATTTCATGGTCAAGGTGCTTAGCGAAGACGACCAGTCCATAGTCGCTCAGGCCATAATCTCGCTCGGGGCGTTGAAAGACGCCTCGGCAGTTGACGCGCTCAAGGACATAGCTTTCAAGCGGGAAGGTTTTGCCGAGCCCTCCGATGCCGCGAAGGAGGCTGTAAAGGCCCTCGGCATGATAGGCGACCCGAAAGCGGTCCCGCACTTGAGGAAGATACTCTCCAGGAAGGTCTGGTTCGGCAGGAAAGCGAACGAGGAGATGCGCTCCATGGCCGCCCTGTCCCTCGGCATGATAGGCACCCCCGAGGCGATAGAGGCGGTGGAAGACGTTTTCGCCCACTCGGCAGGCGAGCTCTTCATGGCTTGCAAGCGGGTCCTTGACGGAAGAGGTAAAGAGAGATGA
- a CDS encoding HEAT repeat domain-containing protein, giving the protein MDRRKEVLIGALKEADEEVRKSAAWALEKLQARDRLEELLRKLSAGAMLEKIRVIYALSDLRGPQIAGALTGALKDASEDVRAAAARALGSLGDHSTLQALVEALKDENEVVVRAAIESLSGFRDQRLLGPLVHALKHKDPGVVERALEAVSMIGDKRAEDALLHFAKNGNLKMKSIALRGLGVMDR; this is encoded by the coding sequence ATGGACAGGCGTAAAGAGGTACTCATCGGCGCGCTAAAGGAGGCCGACGAGGAGGTCAGGAAATCGGCCGCGTGGGCGCTTGAGAAGCTCCAGGCGAGAGACAGGCTCGAAGAGCTCCTTAGAAAGCTCTCCGCGGGGGCCATGCTCGAGAAGATACGAGTCATCTACGCGCTCTCCGACTTGAGGGGCCCGCAAATAGCCGGGGCGCTTACGGGAGCCCTGAAGGACGCTTCAGAGGACGTCAGGGCCGCTGCGGCGAGGGCGCTGGGCTCTCTCGGCGACCACTCGACCCTTCAGGCCCTTGTAGAGGCCCTTAAGGACGAGAACGAAGTAGTGGTCAGGGCCGCTATCGAATCGCTCTCCGGGTTCAGGGACCAGAGGCTCCTCGGCCCGCTGGTGCACGCGCTCAAGCACAAGGACCCGGGTGTGGTGGAGCGCGCTCTCGAAGCGGTCTCGATGATAGGTGACAAGAGAGCCGAAGACGCGCTACTGCACTTTGCGAAGAACGGCAACCTGAAGATGAAGTCGATTGCCCTCAGGGGGCTCGGGGTGATGGACAGATAA
- a CDS encoding acylphosphatase, with protein sequence MDRMVRARVVIEGRVQGVAFRASMVEEARLHGVAGWVKNNPDGTVEAVVEGKEGPVGKVLEWCRQGPPLARVDDVRLNWEPFKNEFDDFTALTRYSTY encoded by the coding sequence ATGGACAGGATGGTAAGGGCCCGCGTAGTCATAGAAGGCCGCGTGCAGGGAGTAGCCTTCCGCGCGAGCATGGTCGAGGAAGCAAGACTCCACGGCGTAGCCGGATGGGTAAAGAACAACCCTGACGGCACGGTCGAGGCCGTGGTCGAGGGCAAGGAAGGGCCGGTAGGCAAAGTGCTCGAATGGTGCCGCCAGGGACCGCCGCTTGCGCGAGTCGACGATGTGCGCCTGAATTGGGAACCGTTCAAGAACGAATTCGACGATTTTACAGCCCTTACTAGATACAGCACATATTGA